TTGACAACAGAATGAGTTCAAACTATGTCCATCCTAACAATTTGTAGAGACATCAAATATCAATCCAAGACCTGTCCGCAGGCAGCACCTCTCCATCCACTCTATTCCTCTCCTGGAACGCTTCCACCAAACCCTTTACGTCCCCCAAATCCTCAACAAGTATGCTGGCATTCTGTCTCGCCATCAAGAGAAGAGCGTCGAGTTCCTTCTTCTTAAGAGGGCCCTGTGCTGCTCTTCCGAACGATTGAGACTGAGGCTGGGCCACATAGCCATCTGGCCTATGAGAGTGCATCAAGTCGTTGTCTTGTATAGTAGCACTTGAGGCACGTGAGAACATGCGAGCCAGCAGGCCACGGTATGCTTCCCGCCTCCTTTGAATATCGTTGAGTGTGCGCCACACCTCCCATTCGCGCTCCCAGCATCCAGCCAGAACCTTGTTGCTAAAATCTAGTATGCGCTTGAGTTCTGCAACCTCTTCCTGTAGGCTGAGGTTCTGTACATCAAGTTCCCTGACTCTGCGGTGCTTGTTCTCCAGGTTTGTGCTAAGTTCTGGAATGAGGTCTTCTTCCACGCCAACGATGCGATCTTGGAGACCACAAACAGCAGTGTGTAGCTTTTGGACAAGACGCACATCTAGTGGTGTAGCCGACGTGGCATTACTGTGTGGTACAAGATCGGGAAATGGTGGAGGGTGTGGAGGAACTGAATCGTAAATGACGTCGTAGTGGAGGGCGAGTTCGGATGGTGTCAGTAAAGAACATAGGAGGGTGAAGACATGCTCTGATACACGATCAGGGGGCGATGGTGGGTAATGGCGATGACCGTTATGGAAGTCGTCACTGGAGCCTGATGATGGAGGGTAATAACCTGGTGGTACGCCATTAGTTAGCTGAGTTGGACTCTCTTCGTTGCCTCCACGCAGTGGCCAGTCGGAGTGTGGGGGAGGATAACGGAGAGCGCTACTTGGTTTTGGGTGATTGTGATGTCCAGTGTCAACACCATTAGGTAGCGACTGCTCCTGTTGTTCCCCGGTTTGTTTGATATTTTCCAGTGACAGCGACCGATGCGCATGCCCAGACTGAAGACGGTCATGAAATTCACTTCCAGCACTGGGATGGCTGAAGTTTGGAACAAGACCAGCGTCTACCATATTGACAGAGTAAGAATCTTCGTCACAAAGCTTTTGACCGGCAGAGATGAGGCCGCGTTCAACTCTTTCTCTGACTCTGGCTCTCGTAGCCGGATCGATAGCCTCGTTGCGTAGGATACTGTTGAGCACTGAGTTCCACGTTAGCCGTTCAGGCTGCTCCGTTTCGGTTGATGAGCGAATTGGTAGTCGTCTTGAGGTAATTCCTTCAGCTTTCATCTGTGATAGGTTTAATTGAATCGGCGTGGAAGAGATATCAGCCTGCGGTACTAGATCAACAACAGCTTCAGGCGCAGTAGTTGAACGCAGTGGTGCAGCAGGCGTTGATGTCGTCGGTAAAATGAGTTCCGGTGCATCTACTGTGACCCCTTTGCTGGCATCAACGTCCACAGAATTATCCAAAGGGAAGTCCATAAAGCCGTCCCACTCTCTAGTGCCAGGCGTGATCGGTCCTCTTGATGGAGACGAGGGCCGAAGAGGAGACGGGATCCGCACTGAACCGTGTGCTTGCGGAACTGTGGGGGTTTTGTTGCGTTCTTTCCATCGCCGCAAGTTTTCAGCGTTTTGTTTGGCCGTCAGATACCCACTCGGCACGGGTCTCGGGTACTGTTTTCGTCCTAGCTCATCAATCTTGTTCTGCTCTTCCCACCGCCTTAGATTCTCTGCGTTCTGTGACGCCGTCAAGTACTCGCTCGGCACAGGCCTTGGCAGTAGCTTCTGCTCACCCTGCATCTTTGGACGCCTTATTGGAACTCTTTGCACCTCCTGTCTAAGCTCTCCACCCGGTGGGCCAGCGTAAATTGGCTCTACATCAGAGCCCAGCATGATGCTGTTAAAGAAAAGCTGCTCCCGTGGGTAAATGTGGCCTCTGTACGGGCCTCTGTCGATAATTACCGGAAGCTCGTCAGGCGAATCAATACCTCTGGGCGCAATACGCCCGTCATCAAGGTCATTCTCAATTTTGTCGCGTGCCCTTCGCCTCTCTTTTTCACGTTGTTCTGCTAGTTGTCTTGGTGTAGGAGATGGCTCATGGATTGTGTAGTAATGAGTAGGGCGTCGGAAGTGGTGTTTGAGCCGCTGGAATGATGGCATACTCGTGATTTGGGTGCTGAAAACTTGGGTTCGTAGATGCTAGATGATCCAAGAAGACCAAGATTTGAAAACTTAGTTCCCGATCATGGGGATGCATGCGTTGTTTGGCAATTCCATCTGTCCGATTGTGACAAAGGGGCGTTTGCGGGCGTGTTGGCTGATGGTACCTTCAGTGACAATCACACAGTTTTGCATGACCATGGTGATGTTCGAACACGTTTACCTGCAGTGGAATTGTGTCAGCAGTCGGCAAGTGATTGGGCAGAAACTGGGAAGAGCATGATGGAGGTTATGAAAAAGGCGATCCTGAGTAGAAAGGGTACCGTGATGTATTGAAGCCTGGGGGTATTGTCGCCGATGGCGTTTATAAATATACACTACTTGTATTGTAGTCTCTCACAGTGAGACACTTACTGTGAAGCCATGATCGTTGTTCGGGGTATGCAACGATGGTAAATGCGCCAGAATAAAAGAAGAGACCGCTCCAATGGCTATGCAACCACGAGAATGCAGAAGAAACGCCCCCATGCCGTGTAATCGTGAACCGTAACGCCGAAGAACCTCAAAACCTCTTCTTAGCCTTGGCAGCCATGGCCGCTAACTTCTTCTTTCGTTCCTCCTTCTCACGCTTCAGCCGGTTTTCCTCAGCCAGTGCCTCGGCGTCTTCCTTCTTAGCGACCTTGAGGGCTATCTgttcctcttcttcgacaTCCCAGATACCACCTTCCATATCGGAGGAAGCGTCAGAGGCAtagtcttcttcttcatcttccaTGTCACTAAGTTCGTCCCAGTCTGCATAACCATCATAGCGTCCCTTGGCCGGGTTCGGTTTTGCCTTGACGGCTGGCGTGCCATTCCGACTCGACGTTGCAGGTACGCTTGCAGGTCGGGCTGTTCCTTTGTATCCGACTTCAACAGGCTTCTTGGCCGGCCGGGCTGTGCCTTGGTATCCAACCTCGGAtggcttcttcttgtctttggAGGGATCGGCTTTCGGGTCTAGGGTCCTTGAGGGTAATGCAGCAACAGGCTTCTTGCCCTTTGCCCCAGTACTTGCTTCTGCCTTGAGTGCCAAGCGCTCTTTTCGTGACAAGATCTTCGTTGGCTCGTGCTTGATTGGCGGAGCGATGGGCTTTGTCGCATCCTTCTCTTTGGCTTTCTGAAGCATAGCGAGATACCCTTTCTTGGGTGCGGCGGACGAGGCTGGTGTTGACGTGGTGGCCGGGGATGCAGGCTTGGGCACAGGCGCAGGCGCAGGCGCAGCGGCCTTGGGTCTGGCCGAGGGTGCATTCGACGACTGTAGAGGCTTCCGGACGGGGGGGTTTGCTGGCTTCGATGATGCTGGAGCGGCAGTGCCACGATATGGAACAGCTGTGGTGGATGCGGATGGGGTAGGTCTCGACGTGGCAGGCGACGAGGTGGCACGCGCCACGCCGTTTACCTGCGCTGGTCCCCCGACGGCCTCCTTCCTCTGTATCTTGACTTGTCCACTCTCGACCGGTCCCGATGCCTTGCGCTTCAGCTGAGGCGTCTGTGAGGCACCTGCACCATTTGGCCCTCCACCTGGTCGCGACACTGGCCTAGGGGCTCCGGCAGGCGGGGCTTGCTTGGATACTGTCGCCTGTGCCTTTGCGCTCGGGTCGATTATAGACATGATGTCTTTGAGAGACTAAATGATGCAGTCAGCATGTGAGCGGCGGCATGGATGGAGTCGCTGAACTCACACTCATAGTGGGCAACTGATCAGCGTTTGACTCAGGGCTACCGGTCGTCGAATCGATTGGAGGACAAGTTGTACATGCTTTCCGGGTAAGAGTCTCCGGTGTCACTAGTCGTCGGTGACTGATCGCGCGCGCGGTGACGGGGTGAGGCGCACGGGACCGGTCGAGGATTGAAGAGGCGAGCGGCCAGAGAATGAGCGGTCGGCGGCGGCGCAGACAGGTCGTTTTTATACCCAGACCTTGCTTAGCCCGGCCACACGTGACAAGGCGGGCGTTGGGCGCTAGCCGCCTTTTGGTATAGCGCAAGTAGCGAAATCCCACCAGAAGTCAATATTCGCGGTCCTCGAACTTTTTCCTCTGAACGACAACCTACAGCAAGAACTTGTAGCTTCAGTCTCCGGTCCCGACGGTACGCACCACTCTGACACTACTCCCGGCAGCACAATACTGACAAGCGCAGGTTAAATCGATTGAACTCCTGTTCCTACAAACCACCAAACTACAATCACAATGAAGCACCTCGCGGCATACCTCCTCCTCGGCCTTGGTGGCAACACCTCGCCCTCCGCTGCCGACGTCAAGGCAAGTCTCTTACCGCGCCGCTCTCTGTGTCTGTCCCAATCTAACATCGCGACAGGCCGTCCTTGAGTCCGTTGGTATCGAGGCTGACTCCGACCGTCTTGACAAGCTCATCTCCGAGCTTGAGGGCAAGGACATCAACGAGCTGATCCAGTCTGGTTCCGAGAAGCTTGCTTCCGTTCCCTCCGGCGGTGCCGGTGGTGCCCCCGCTTCCGGTGGTGCTGCTGCCGCTGGTGGCGCCGGTGAGGCTGAGGCCGCTCCTGAGGCTGCcaaggaggaggagaaggaggagtCTGACGAGGACATGGGTTTCGGTCTCTTCGACTAAGcgcatcgccatcgccaAACAAACACCTTCACCGACCTTGACGAAGTATGATCCGGCCAATCTCTCGACCATCACGAGAATCATGCGCAATGAGAACGATTTGGGGCGTGTCGAGCGTGCACTGCAAGGGGTTTGGAGAAGGATACCGCGGCAATACTAGAATATTTGCCTGCTGAGATACCCGGAATGAAGCCATGCACCTCCAAGCACTACAGGTTGTCTACCTCTCCTCTGTGACTGCGCCAAACCCGTGTTGTGATGGTGATTTCTCTAAGCGCGTAGTTCCTAGATGAGATTGAAATGTTGCTGAGCGTGCTGTACTGCCTTTCTCGTATTTTATGTCAAAGTTTCGTGGCAAGCATGTCACTGATGGAGTCCATAGAGCAGATGCGACTCATGTAGAATTTCTAGACTGGCGGGAAACGGATGGATTGGGGTGAAAGTGAGAGGGATTTGTTTGTAGATACTAAAACCTAACTTAGAAGCGTAGGCAGACCTCTATGACTTTCACAAAAACGCAGCAGCGTATACCTTTGGAGTAACTGTTCCTGCTCAACCTTGCAAATGTTCGACTCGGCAAACAGAGCTGCGCAATGCCTCTCCTACGAAACCAGGCTCTGGAATGGACCGGGCTTTGAAATAGACCCAACGGCACAACACGACCAGGTGGAACTGGAAAGGAAAACCGAAGCAATGGCCTACCATCATAACAAAGTCCGTCGTGACTTCCGTGGTGATCATAGCGGACCCGCGCTAACGAGTCTCGCTTAGCGCACGGGGCAGCTACACCTCTGGACTTGAATTTCGAACTGCCTCCATTGCCGACCGACAACTCCCCTCGCGACCCCAACGAAGTTCTCCCATCCGCTACTTCGACAATCGCAAATATGGCTGACGCTGACTACGATCCCGAGGCCGCAGCTGGTACGCCCTTGCCCTTCCAACGCGCCCTTCCTCCACACCCGCACCGCTTCCCTTTGGATACGTACAGGCACAATGTGACAGGACACGGCTAACGAAACCAACAGCCCTTAAGGCCAAGAGGGCGTTCCGCAAGTTCTCTTACCGTGGCGTTGACCTCGACCAGTACGTCCCCCGACCCCCGCGACTCTCCGAAGCGACGGGGAATGTGTACAAATGGTGGCGGTATTCTGATCAATGTGCAGGCTCCTCGACCTCGGCTCTGAGGAACTCCGCGACCTCGTCCACGCCCGTGCCCGCCGCAGGTTCAACCGTGGCCTCAAGCGCAAGCCCATGGGCCTCATCAAGAAGCTCAGGAAGTCCAAGCGTAGGCAGCACTGTCCGCACAGTTGACGGGAGACGACTAACGCTAGACAGAGGAGGCCAAGCCCAACGAGAAGCCCGACCTCGTCAAGACCCACCTCCGTGACATGATTGTCGTCCCCGAGATGATCGGCAGCGTCATTGGTGTCTACTCCGGAAAGGAGTTCAACCAGGTCGAAATCAAGCCCGAGATGGTCGGCCACTACCTCGCAGAGTTCTCCATCTCATACAGGCCCGTCAAGCACGGAAGGCCGGGTATTGGTGCCACTCACTCTTCCCGTTTCATTCCTCTCAAGTAAACGAACTGGGTTTTGGTTGCATGGGTTCTTTCGTGGGGCGGATATGTACTTGACGACCTAAAATGAATACAGGTGTTGGGTGCATTTACTCTCGATGGCTATGACGTACACAACGATCATGGCGGGCATGAAGATATGGTGTAGATAGCACCACCATTACACTCGAGATACCTCCACAGTGCTTCCTCTACTGGGTGACGTGTACTTGTTGTGACTGGTGTTGAGCATGCTGGTCGACTAGGTTCAGTCGCTGCACTGCATTGCACTTCACTTGCGATGAAGAGAGACAGCAAATCAACAAGTTAAAGGGCAGTGGTAATCAAATTGGGTATTGTTACAGTAAGAAATGCAAACGACGTGTGCTCTCGCTACCTCCCAAGGCGCATCTCCACCTTTGCAAAGTTGTACAGGGCTCGCAAGAAGACCTGATAATTGACCCCCTTGTTGTCTGGTAGGTGGCTGTATTGCTTGTTAGTCAGGACCTCGTCATGTAAACAAGACAACTTACAACATCTCCGTCAGCCTCAGCTGCCACGGTGGATAACCCTTGAGTTGTACTGTAGGGCTAAACAGAATCAGAAGGTCCGGTTCGCTGGAAACATGGTCATTCAGCTGGGCATCGATCAAATCAGTGTTGATCTGCTCTTGTCGTACGTCGCCCTTTTGCGCCATTTCGGCTAGTGTGCGCGTCAGATCGACAATGGTGTCGCGGCCGTCGTGTTCAGAGAGAAGGAGAACGGTGAGGTGTTGACGTTCGTCCTCCTTCATACCGTCGTCGGCGCTCTGAGGAGGCGTGTTGGGAGGGGAGTACGAGGAGAGATGGGGTGCGCGCAGGGAGAGGGTGGGCTTTCTACGGGGGCCGAAGTAGGCTTCTAGAGTTGACCAGATGGAAGCGTGAGTTTGGGGGAGGTAGTTCTTAAGTACGCCTGTTGCATGTTGTTAGCCAGCATCCTGCCTTTGCGTGCTCTGTTTTGCAGCCAGAGGGTCAACTTACCCGTCCGCTCATAGACACTCAGAAATGGTATGCCGGCACTCGCGGTCCAGGCTGCGATCTCACAGACATCGTTCACTAGTCCTTCCAAGCCGGCTGTGCCCTGGCTTCCGTCATCTTCTTGGTACTCGACTATCACGCTAAGGTGTTTGGGCAGCTTTTCCAGGTCCTTGACATCGTGGGCTATGAACTCTGGCGTGCGGTGGTGGTACTTGAGCAGAGAGACAACCTTGCCCCTTACCAGTCGGTAGGCGCGACGGAAACGGAAGAAGATGCTGAACAGGAGCGCAACGACGTGGTAGATGGCAAGATGGAGGAAGGTCTTGATAGGGCCTACGAGGGGCTTGCGGTTCTGCTGGGATGCGCGTTGACGGCGGTCGCGGAGAGCCTTTTTCTTTTGCGCTTCCTTTTCGCTGTCGGACGGTTCGGAGGGGAGAAACGGCTTCAGGAGTTCTTCGCGTTGCTCGACCGAGAGCTGCTTGCTTCGCCTAAAAGCAGCTTCTTGCTTCGGGGTCAGGCCGGTGGCAGCCATTGCGGGCGGTGTAAGGGTGTTGGACGACCAAACGAGCTCGCCAGCCAAAGTCTATGTGTGGGCAATGAGGCGGTCCAAGATTAGCGGAAGGAGAGGAAGGATGCGCGCGTTAGCTGGCCATGTCTGGCAGACGTGAGATGATGAAATATCCCCGGTGAGGCTGGTGCATACGAGGTACGTGTGGCGGTTGCCGTTCCTGCCGAGCGTGCGCCAAGTGTGGACGCGCACCAGCCTGCTCCGCCATGCGCTGAGGCGGTCATGACGCGGAAGCTGTCGCAAGTGGAGTGAGGCTGTAAACACGCGAGCTTGTTATTTTGGATCTGTGTATATGTCCAAGTCCTACCAAGACAGGACTGGTGGCATCATAGTGCATGAGGTCACCCGTCGTCCGTTCGGCTGGAGCTGCGGCAACGGTACGACGGACCAGGGACCGAGGCGTGGGGTGCGACAAGCCACCGTCGCGACTTGGGCATGTTGCTGGCTGTATCACAACGTGCGAATACACTGCAACGCAACAAGAAATACCTCCTCAGTGCCATGCGGTAGTGAGAGGGCAACATCCGCTAGCAACACCTGGTCGCTTGATGCTTTGCGACGATTCAAAACATCAGCTCCTGGGCAATCGGGGCGGCACTGGCCCGCTGGGCAGCTGCGGTAGACGCCCGTAATACAAGACTCGAGTAGTGCTCAACCTCCAAGGCGGAGTCGCTCCAATCTCCTGTAACAATGCAGCGCATCAGCTCCGATGGCTCGTCGGTACTGACTCACCAGACGTCGAGGGCATCGATACGCGCGCCCCAGTTCACCCTAGAGAAGTTCACTGTAAGCAGTCGTGGCAGTTCAGGCTAGTTTTCACATTGACCCCCGCAGAGCAAGGATTTCCTCGTAAAAGACTTCATCGAAGACCTCTCCCAGATTGCCGTGCCTGCGACCCGAAGATCGGGAGGCGCCGCTGGCCAGCAGACCTTTGACCCGAAACCGCTCATCCGCACCTTCGAACATGCCCTCACACGACTCAACAGTCTCTCCGAGGATCTGGAAGAAAAGGAGTCTGAGCTGTCGACAGCTGTGCGCCGGGCGGAGCTACAACACAACCAGAATGTCGAATCGCTCGGACGGAGACTGGAGGCGGCCATGGACA
The DNA window shown above is from Alternaria dauci strain A2016 chromosome 6, whole genome shotgun sequence and carries:
- a CDS encoding ribosomal protein P2, with translation MKHLAAYLLLGLGGNTSPSAADVKAVLESVGIEADSDRLDKLISELEGKDINELIQSGSEKLASVPSGGAGGAPASGGAAAAGGAGEAEAAPEAAKEEEKEESDEDMGFGLFD
- a CDS encoding 40S ribosomal protein uS19, translating into MADADYDPEAAAALKAKRAFRKFSYRGVDLDQLLDLGSEELRDLVHARARRRFNRGLKRKPMGLIKKLRKSKQEAKPNEKPDLVKTHLRDMIVVPEMIGSVIGVYSGKEFNQVEIKPEMVGHYLAEFSISYRPVKHGRPGIGATHSSRFIPLK